In Alnus glutinosa chromosome 7, dhAlnGlut1.1, whole genome shotgun sequence, the sequence TCATTCCACCATTCATAAACACCACGGTCCACGACCATGAAATTGTTGACGGTGTCTTTGGTTGCTAACGGTGTTTTGTTTGTTGACGATGTCGTTTCTATAAAAATGCTACATCAAATCTTGACCGTTTAAATTTTAACAGCAGATATCCGGTCATATTTATAACTGTACTGAAGCCAGATCCGTTAAGAATTTAAAATATCTAAACATGTTAACAATATAAaccatttgatatatatatatataggtctataaaaaaataaaaaatatacaataatcatttttagaaaagatcgaaaaaaatacatacttgtaagaaaaatatatacctGTATATTATTTGTCTCAAAATCTCCCAATCCTGAGATTGAAATTAAAGCATTTTCTCGAACTTCATGCGAACGTAAGCAACAAATAAAGGGTTGCATTACGATTACTCCCTAAGAAAACCAAACACGGAAACATCAGACACTACACAACAATCTCAACCACATacccaaaaacccaaataatATGAAGAAAGCGTTCATAAAAAGCTCTAGACTTCAACATACCAAAAACGAAAAGACCAGCTGAGAGAGAAGCGCGTACAGCCCTATTTGGAGTCGCCTTCTTCGTCTGCTTCTTTGGAGAGAGATGCGTGGACTAGTTTAGAGAGGGTGCAAACCGAAAAGAAAACATTATACGTGATGTGCCCGTGATTACTCTTTGATTTTCTAAGATGGTTGGCCTTAGGTCTGGCAAGAAGGAGTAAGGGCAAGAAAATGGggtagagagagaaatgaagaagaagaagtagatgCAGAAGATCAAGTGGGGGAGAAAGggtataaaaagaaagaaatgtagCGTATGTTTGGTATTGTTTGAGGGACGCGTGTCATCGGCgaattgaaaagagagaaagagtcgAAAAAGCGAAGTAATGATAATTGGGAAATGCTACAATTCCCACCACTATCCCACCTCAATCCCACCACTCCTAAGTGTAAGAAGGATCAGAAGATGGTGATGAACCATCCgtttttctcttcttattttctggGCGTGATGATTGAACGGCGAGATGGCCGCCGATGGCTCCCTCCATCGAGTATTTGTTATAAGAGGGCTGTTGTTTGTGAGGTGTAGGGAGGATGGCGTGTGATGGAGGCGATCTGGGTTTGTGATGGAGATGGAGGCGATCTGGGGATGGAGATGGAGGCGATTGGGGATGGAGGCGATCTGTTTAGGGTTTCCTTTGGGAATTGCCAATTAATGTCGGTGGAGTGAGGTGTCGGTTAATAAGAGATGTGTAGGTGAGGCGACGATCTGGATAAAGGAGTgtggtttaaaatgaaaaaaaaaaaaaaaaaaaaaaaaaaaaaaaaaaaaaaaaaggctttaaaACTAACTGCCCAATTTTAAAatagtcatttcaatttttaaatgcaTTAATATAACCCATCAAATTGTTAAAGTGTATCAAAAGTTTCACTTTTAttgaaatattcatataatacctttattttcataaaacctaaaataaaaggctacttttgttgaaatattttatgaaatgatgatttgttcttctttttatttgattgaatCCGACGTCAAAGTATTCtacatgtaattttcttttctcattaattcaaaaatcaataGTGTTGTTCacttcttcatttttcatttctcaCGTAtgtgcatttatttttttctttctttttttttttttttaattttccctCTTCCCAAAACATTATGCAAAGCCACCGTTCTGAGTCGTTCCGTGCACCGTGTATTGTCGTCTTCGACCTTGAGATGTCCTATAGTGGGGCGTAACGTGTTGGAGAGAGATTTCAGGCGCCGAGGGAACGGCACTGGGTGTGCAAGCATTTTCAACTTATTTGAGCTGAGCTCGAGCCGAGTGCTTGAGCTCGAGATCAGCCTATATGATTGAGCTCAAGTTCAATCTAACACAAGGTTCATCCCTTGGCAAGCCGAGCTCGAGCACAGAAACAGGGCTCGTCACGAGCTCTTGAAAAACTCAAACGAACCAATCTTGCAAGCACTACTCGCTCAAGATCGGTTTGGTGATACGGAAAAGGGAGTGTGGTTTGCAACactatttttatatgtttttttaataactatttTGATCCCCTTTAATGAActcctaaattatttttttaaaaaaataaacacgtcatttcatttttatttttattttaaaagaaagcttttttctttttaattacgACAGATTCCTGGGACTCTCATATTTTTAGTTGTAACATGTGACTTTCTTTATCAACATTGAGGTTTAAAAAACACATGAAAGAAtactaaataatacaaatggtaaattaagaaaaatgacaGAAACTGTCAGTCATCTGGAACAGAGTGTAGTTGTTGCgtcaaacaatttatttctgCCTCTATTAAAACAATTTGTCAGCTTAAACTATTAATGGGGTAAGATAAACTAATCCTATTAATCCTTAATTGAAATATTATGCATGGTAAAGTTTTCACTTTGTGCCAATTTTCAGTCATTCTCTTTGCTTACAGAGCCAGTTTAAAGCCTTTTGACAGTAAATCTTCCTGCAAAACAATGACCAATCCATCAAAGGAGAAAgttaaactaaaacaaaaataagaagatgCTATAGCTAAAGCAGTCATGTCGAGTGATTCAAGAGAGTGAAAAtacatcaatttatttttttaaaaaaaaacttgaactCTTCAGAGAACCAGAAAATTAAACTAAAGAGATCAACTGTTCACATAAAATTGGTAACCTATCCAGTcaattgagaaagaaaaatgcaTAACCAGGTATAGAAATaagcttgaacaaaaaaaaacaaaataactcaATTATGTTTATGTTATCTCATATCTTCTTTTCCTCTGGCGGTTGCTGTGTCATTCGAAATGAATAATAAGAACCTTGTGAAACCTCGTCACCACTCTTAGAATAAGCTAAAGGCATCATATGTCCAAACTTCCTATTCAAACTGGATTGTGAAACCTCAAACAATTTATTCCAGGACTCCTTTAATCCATATTCTTTCATCACCCATGCATCAACAAAATCATTACCGTAATTGCAAAACATGCACAGGCACCCTTCCAAGACCCTCAGATCTATTTCAAAACTCCTCAACCACAAGATGAGAAGCAACAATCATACAGTACAATCCAAACCCTCCAGAAACCACCCAATGCAAAGCACCACCAGCAAGTACACCAGACACTCTTCTAACCAAGCTGAAACAGATACCGAATATAATAGGGCATGTTCTTGATTCCTCTTCAAGAGTTGGTCTTCAAGCTATAAACTTTAACCTCAGTAGAGAAAAACCCATTACCACCAACAAGCTACCCCATCGTCACCACCTTGTAATCGTCGCTAATGGGGTCGTACCCAAATCTATAAAAAGTAAAACGTCGAGGTTTAACATCACCTTTAGGATCCTCAACCGGCATCACATGCAGTCTCCGGTGCTCTCTAGTTGATGGATTCCACAGAGCTATTTCTTCTTCAGAGTTGCACAGCCACCAAGCCATTGATTTCCATGGCGGTGCGAAGCGAATCGAACTCAACGGAGTAGAGGTACCAATTTTTGAGAACGAGGCTGAGATTGGATTTGGTGGCAAGGTAGAGGCTAAGATGAAGCTTGATGAAATCTGGGCCCTCTAACAGATTTGAGACTTACAGAAATACCATCTCCGACACATAATCTAACAAGTTGACTGTTACTGCAAATATACCAAGGGataaagaatataaaattaaaactctGTACAGATCCCCCGACCATATTTTTTATCCACCAGCTATCTCAAATAGAAGAGAATGAACCATCCTATAAGTTATCTTCATGGAAAGGGTAGAAAATGCAACTCATTATTCACTGCAATGAAATAAAAACTCCCAAGACATTTACCAtaggaaagaaaaattgttacACAAAAACCTACACAAACCCTTAAATACGACAATTACATGGTAAAGGAACCCAGGAGGACGGAGAGGAGTTGATGATGTATTGATGTTGCAATGATTAGGAAGCAGGGTGCCAACTCCTCACCCAATCTGTTAAACTCTCAACATTTCTGGTAATGTCTTCAATAGTATCGCTCTTCAATGCCACAACAATGTCCTCTGGATAACTTTCTTTTGCCTCCTGAAGCAAAACTTGAAAGATTTCACACTCAATATTGTTTGAAAGCTTCGACCCTGTGTAACCTCTGTCACATAAATGGTTTTTGAGGGTCAATAAGATTAGAGAGAGGGACCAAAAacacggaaaaaaaaaaaaaaaaggaaagaaaaggaagatcaaGTGACaaggaaaaaagcaaagatGGCAGGCACTACCTTCTACTCAAGCGATCGTACAACACCGAGTTGTCAGTTTGAAGCACAACAACTTGATCAAACCATCGCTCAGGAAAGAAATCACAACCATGGTAGTCCACTAGGTTCCCTCCTCCTTCCATCAAATCCTCAAGCTCATCGCAAACCTGCAAAATCAGCACGCTGTAGTTGGACCGGTCACCAATACAATGTGTATATCTTATGCATTACCAATTTTTCCTTGAACTCAACCCACACATAAAGGATTCAACCACACCTCACACTGCAGACCTTATTTTAGGGGAAGGATATGCACCATTTCGTCCAAAGACCATTGGCTAATCATACATTGCGAGTTATCAATTACATATTGTAAACCCAAGAGACTCACATAATGATGTCCACTATTCATAATCATAAATTGGCAAGGAATGCGATAAAACCTCTCCAACCAATAAAACCAATGGTTGGAGAGATTTTAACGCATTCCTTGTCAATTTATGGTTGTCAAGAATATaagttatttttctttactttgtatctttggacatcagcttttgttttttctttggtaattagttattatgatttcattgtttctttttctccttctagttaggtgttttctcATGCATACTTCCTATATACCTAAAGCCGCGTtccacttttaatgatatctcaattacttattaaaataataatagtaataaaaataaaaaaaaacgtaaCATAAAATCTCTCCGACCAGTACAACACCATACACCATGCAAAAGGTAAATTCAAACATTTATGTAAGGATaacaaaatcaaatatattACTTAATTCATTCAGATGAAATCCATGCTCTCTGTACTATTACAAAACAAGATATAGCTATTTGATTAAACAATTTACCCCAAATTAACGAGGAAACATCATACTCTCATCAAGAACATGAACATATACCTCCATCAAACGAACAGCAACTCTAGTATTGTTGTaaaaatttcacaaatattaattgtttttaccCAGAACATATTAACCAAAAAACCTTAACATGCAAAACTCTGTTTTTTTAAAGTACCTCCAACTCCAACTCGAACCCAACAATTCATTTTAAGTTCATAATTCATGCCAAATAAAAGCCACAACAGTATCTAATCctcaaaattgaaatttttttttttttttttttgcttcaaaatgaaaaatcaactGCCATGTAGGTATCTACATAATTATGTACGTATGACAACATACGAACATAAAGAACAGAATTTAAACATAGCGAATATTAAAAGGTATAatgaaacagaaacagaaatagggttgggtttgtggaagTACGAGGTCTTCGTTGATAAGGTAACACTCGAACTCGTTGTCCCAGCCGTCGTGCAGGTTCTTCTCCCTCACCAAATCTCCGACGCAAATGTGGCGGAGCTGAGTGGCCTCTGCCAGAGCAGACGACGTCGTTGTCTTGCCCGTCCCGGGCGTCCCTGTCACCAGTATGTTCGGCTGCCTTCTACCTCTTACGCTACCGTTTTGCTCCATGGAACCCTTGTGTCacttcttctacttcttctaTATCTGATTACGAACTTACCAGGGGTTTTAGGGATCTGGCTTCAGTGCAGTTGTATAAATGACCGGGTATCTGCTGTTAAAATTTAAACGGTCAAGATTTGATGTAGGATTTTTATAGAAACGACATCGTCAACAGACAACAATTAAAAGCAAAACAGACGTCGTCGTTAGCAGCCAAAGACACCGTTTGTTTTTCAGGAGCGGAGAGGGGAGAGGCATTTTCGTAATACCACGCAAATTAGAACCCCAAAAGGAAAGAACCTGTGACACCTGTCATTCCACCATTCATAAACACCACGGTCCACGACCATGAAATTGTTGACGGTGTCTTTGGTTGCTAAGAGCACTTGTAGTGAACTCACCAAAGTTTAGTCAGATTTTGGCTAAAAAATGCACTTTAGTTATTTTAGCTACCCACTTTTCAAAGACATCAAataacaaactctctaaatattctctatttcaaataaatactatttttttattggttttaaaacAACCATTTCCAACCACTTTTAACTACCATGaaaccaaaatttattaaaatttcaatGTCCATACAGCTCCAATGAAGGGTGAATCCTAATACATAAATTTTGTCCTTCACGATATGCGGATTTCGTAGTCAAatatgataaggaaaaaaaaaaaaagaagaagaaaaaagaaacacaaatatCAGTAAAGAGAAATGGACTGCAAGAGCATTTCATTCCTCTCCTATTTGATCTTATTGGTGCTGGCCATGGACTGCAAGTAAAGAGAAATGTATATAAATGAAGGCTATTCTTCCTTTctgtttggaaggaaattcaGCTCTTATTTTGTTTATCCACAAAATCCGTCTATCCGAACAAAGGTTCACTAAATACCAGAACATTTGAGTTTTTTAGTATTTGCAGAAAGAGAAGCaccaaaatatttgaaaagacCCATTTGTATCATAAGGCATTCCAGTAGAAAGTCTATTCAAGAATTTATAAATGCTTGTCCCTTCTGGCTTCTGGAAAACCAATTAAAGAATGAACTTTGATTTAAGAAGGTCAGGAAGGACATCAGGATGGAAAAAGAAGACATGATTTCCAATGTTTAAATTAGTCCTAAGGGACAAAATTTGGATTTCTGTAGCAGACCTCAAAGGAATTGGAATTTTAAAACTGAAGCAGTACTATAAATCTACAATTGCAGATGGTTCACATATCCTACTTTTCAGGGGTATATATCCTAACGCCAcaaactcaaaactcaaaagcaaTTCTTATAAACAATGGTTTGCTAGAAATTGAAGATCATATAGATGACACTGATCAAAGACACCCAATAGCAGACCTCAAAAAATCCCTATCTATAAGAGATGAACAGCACTGATTACATAGTCTATAAGAGATGAACAGCACTGATTACATAGTCTATAAGAGATGAAAAAATCTCATATCATTTTTCTCCTATCTCTAAATCATTCACTTCTCttctaaaaaaatgtaaacttcCAAAATTGCAACAGATATTGATAAACATCCACCATCAGCCATGAACAAAATAAATCACACTTAAGTTTACTAGATTCAAAATAAAGTGAAGGCCAAAATTTGTAGAAAAGATAAAGGTTTCCTCAGTCGTGACAAATCTGACGATTTTGACAGAAATATTGACAGCTTTTCATCTTTTGCAGTCAACAAATTCATCGGCTGGATTACCAACTCAATTGCAGCTTGGACTACTTTCTCCACTTTATTTGAGGAGATTGTTTGAACGCCTGGGGGCAACTTATATCAAATTCATCGGCTGGATTACCAACTCAATTGCAGGATGTAGTTATAAAGGTCTTGAAACCTTTAAAATCCTCTCTATTCCAACAAACCCAAATACTACCCAAATAATGCTTCTCATAGTTGAAGCAAAAATCCCAATTCGGAAACATAGAAGAGCTAACAATTGCAGCATTGTCTTTCTTAACTTTTAGTATCAATCAAACAAGCCAAATCGGCACATAATCAGATATAATAAGGTAAACAAATGTAAAACTGGCACATCTTAGCGAACCCCAAACTCGTCGAGTCGAGTTACACTTTGAAGCAATAAGAATTatatatgaaaaacaaaataggaCAGAATTCATCAGATTTCAAAATGTGCCATTTAGCAATCATTGAATAATTAATGTATCATCACATTAAAATGTTCTACTCAGAAAGTGCAGTGATATAACCAAAGCTATGTATTAATTTTCTCCACAACTTAACTGTAAGTATCATTAAGGATCAAAAGCTTGTGCACTAATTCATTAAGGATCATGTGTCTGCATCACAATGAAACATGTAGCATGTATGGCACAATACAATGAGCTGGTCGACAATATGCTTCATAATGTATGCCACAATCATTGGCTACACTAAAATTAACCCAGTGGGGGCATGGCAGATGACTCAAGACCAGAAAGAGACTCCTATGGATTAAAGTATGCAGCCCAGGGCCTTCTCTTGCTTTCATTCATATGTTTAAAACTTGAATTGCAATATAAGTTCTCTGTTCACAGAACCTAAAATGCTATGCAAACTATGTAAAAAGAGGACCTATTCCACATTCAGAGATTAAAACTTGACAAGTCATTTGTTGGTTTCTACATATTGCCAGTTGTTTTGATGCCACAACCAAGCATGTTTAGTAGTATATCCCCTTTGAAGCCAAAAACTCAGGTTATAGCCTGAGACTATTACTCCTTTTGGTCCAGGAACAAGTTCTCAAGGTAATTTAAGAGTTTGTTACTATCTAAACAGGATTCTAAGTTTATTTTGTAAGGGGTAATCTGGTGATTTATGCAAAACCAGGAAGCAGCTACGTGAGTGGAACTAGGGTCTATTAGATACTAATAGGTCTCTATCATGTAGAACTTTAATTGGCTCAAACTTTCTAAAAGATTGTAGGTTGTAATTAAAACACTAGTCCCAAAAAATAGGGAAGAGTTCAACGGTGCTCCAAATAATTTGACACTTTTACTAATGAGAATTTGggcatttatttttaaaaaaaataaaattatgaaggttctaattgaaagaagaaaggagagtCCTCATGTCTCCTCCTCCTGATCAATATTCCAGCAATTTTTGGAACACTGAAAGAATAACCCATAACATCCCCCCATCAAGCACACAACACTGTCAACAAATTCCCAACACAATGTTGTTACCGTTCTCAGCAGTCTTCATAACCCCAGAACAATCCAACTCTCAGCCTTTTCTAACCTTCTTTAAGCCCCAATTCTAACTCTTGTTTCTTATTTCTTCGCTACACTTAGATCACGAGATTTAATAACTTTCAATACCAGAAAACCTCACATTTCTAACCTATAGCCACTGACTGAccataatgatattttttttatgaatgatatttttttgatatatcaaAGGTTAAACAATAAAATGTCATAATGATATGTCAAAGTGATGAATCCACAAGAGAGTATAACCATAGGGATATATCAAGGGTTGAACAATAAAATGTCATGTTCCATCATACTGCATATTTTTAGAAGTGTACATATGTCTCCTTCATGGTTTATATATTTCAAGTCATCGATTGTATAATATTACATTCTTtcttatagaaaaaaataatattgcaCTCTTCATTCTCACTATAAACATGTATTCTGCATGCAAAACCATGTTCCTCTTTTATCCTATAACTAAAAGGAGATTATAGAAACTCGGGAATCCATTCAGAGTTCTAGCTGCTGACATATATTCCCAAAAAGAACTTCAGAGAGGGTCTactgaacaaaaaaataataatgaaagcctcttctctctttccctcaTTATAAAATGTTCCAAAGTTACGGACAAACATAAAAGCTAAAAAGTTGATCGCATCCACGGAAGAGGAAAAAAAGCTTGTTTGGTACTTGTTTGAAAAGACTTTGCTCTCtgtaaacacaaaaacacaataaACATGTTTTTAAGCACACCACATTCACCAAATTGGCAAAGACAGAGAGAGTAGCAACACCAACGAAGACACCATTGCTTTTCGTCTATTTGCACCCATTCTCGCCCTATACCTTTGTTCCCCAACCGCAACATTCCAATGAAACAAATATATCCAAGAAACCCATAACCAAAACCCAGTAAATCATTTGTAACCCCTTCAACCAAAAAGTTTCTGTTGGTGGGTTTACAATTAACTAAAAATTATCACGCAAATCAGCCACAgacaagaggaagagagattcaAAACCCACAcactaaaatcaaaatatgagattcaaaatcaaaacccataaaccaaatcaaaccaaaCCCATAAAAGCAAAACAAACCTGGGATTCAAAAGCTTGCAGAGGTGATTTGTGAGAAAAGGTGCGAAGGAGCTCCAATTTTCGCTTCAGGAGATCGAGAGCGCGGGAAGggtaataaacaaatgaaaagtaaGAAGAGGCGAGAGGAAATTGGCTCAGCAGAGCAGACGAGCCAAATCGGCACTCACCAAATTTCCTGTAGCAGAGACGAGTTCGTTGCAGACAGGAAATGGATGAAGCTCGTCTGATTTTCACGATTTCGTCTCTTTGGTGAGTTCAGTACAAGTGCTCTAACGACGTCTGTTTTGCTTTTGATTGTTGACGATGTCGTTTCAATAAAAAGAGCAATCCTACATATCATTcatttgtcctcccaaaattaatgtggctcttaaaatcaccattggatcaaaatctaaaagtgatatatcaaaaattcaatagtaattttaagaggcacatcaattttgggaagaCAAAAGGAGTACAAGGGgatgatgtatagcattactcctatAAAAATGCTACATCAAATCTTGACCGTTTAAATTTTAACAGCAGATATCCGGTCATATTTATAACTGTACTGAAGCCAGATCCGTTAAGAATTTAAAATATCTAAACATGTTAACAATATAAaccatttgatatatatatatatatatatacatacggTCCAACCTGTTCGTAACCCGAACCCAAACGTGGTGATCAGTTGGACATTTAATTAATTTCGAGTTGAATTAGCaagtcgtgttaaaaattgccAACATATTAAACTAATGTGTCATACTTaatctttccttaatttttctttttctttttcaactaaGATTAACCTAAGGGGTGATTTGAGCATGTCGCATCATTAATTATTCTAAGAGGTTGAACCAATCCAGAGAACAAACAActagaaaaatgaatattattttCCATAGACCTAAACTTTGTACCTTAGAATCTACCGAATTCTTTGATTCAAAACCATCGGCATCGTAgaataattgtaagataaaaaaataatttctagcattactcaatttttCGAAATAAGAACTTAAACATGGAGTTAGATATACTACATGATTCTGAAAATTTACCAACATCATTGTTCTTCCGTGAACATAATATTTATAACTCCTTACAGTgattcttcaagataaacaagctAGAATAGTAGGAGAATTAACCCACCGCACATTTAGTCACAAGACAACCAAAGAGATCCAACCATACACGAGCTGCTATGGTTGTCTTCTGAGATTTATGGTCCTCAAATGCTTACTGTACATAAAGAGCAACCTTTCTACCTCAAGAGGAAGACACTTCTGTAATCTCAAGTTCAAAGATCCTTCACAGCACTCACATGTTTTGGAAAGTGGATGGTCCTTTGACATCCAAACTACCCCATATTCGAGTATAAATCATCTATTTAAAGGACCTAACGttatcttctctctctttcaaacAACTGTCTTCTTAAGATCATGATCATCTTATCAAGGATTCCATCATTTTCGGCCAGATACTTTTCAGCTTCATGTTTGTAACTGAATACTTCCCCTTCTATGAGGTAGTTGCTTCCTTCTTTTACAATGACTCCATGTTCACAAGCTAACTCCAAGGCCTCAGATGCGCAGCAAAAGCCTCTTCCAAACTGAATCCCCAGTTCGGCCATTTTCATCGACGGTGCCAGACTATTTTTCACCACTTGCACGCAAACCACAAGACCAGTTGCCTGAAaagtcaataaattaaatacagTACAACCTCAGTGACCGGAGAGGAAATGGGTTATGTAAGATGATaataaaaaggataaaaaaaagtgaaaacaaaaatcaagactatcaattaaaacagaaaatgaaacaaactaaCATCCATACTAATCTTAGACAATATACAGAATAGACCATGCTCATCTTTCTTGTCCATGACTaaattaattctttatttaCCAATCTATAATGCATTAAGGAGCCATTGCCACCAAATTTTACACAAAGATCAAGTTATTGTCCACAAAAGCAATAGCCTTTCAAGTATTGACATAATTTTCAAGAAAACAGATCTAGGAACTAGGAAGAATATCAAATGCTCATTCATATTTCGGTTATTACCAAAATACTGGGCTCTACTGGCACTGTCAGGTTGCAAGCAAGCTGCTGCAAGTGGTGTGTTGCAGTTACATATAAATGCTGCAATTGCTAAATGCTactttgttttacttttttgtcCTAATACTTCCATTCAGTTTCTGTTCTGTAGTTATGCcattaaagacaaacctttgaGACACTGATACCATCAATCATAAATCAACAATCATGAACTTGAAACCCCATACCGCCCCTCAAAAAAAGAGGATGACCTTGTCATTATTTGGTAGAATGGTAAGTCTATACAGAGACATAAATGAGCTATTTGATGTTGAAATTACCAATAGAGCAATAGGAATAAGGCCATTAATGATTAAGACCGTGACTTTCTCTTTAAAGATCAATAGGAAGATGGCAGCCACCATAAATTTGGTTCACTATTTTGAGTTGAAAATTCTCAGCTGCAAAGCCGGTAGTGAATCAGAGCTGGCAACGCACACTCAAACCCCTAGATCTACTTTCACATCTAGACCAATTGGAAACAGTGCGCTTGCCTAAGGAAGGTGGATTGGGGACACTAATGATTTCCTTGTGTACCTAGATCTACTTTCACATCTAGACCAATTGGAAACAGTGCGCTTGCCTAAGGAAGGTGGATTGGGGACACAACTGATTTCCTTGTACACAAGATGAGAGTACAAGGAAATATCTTTAATCATGAGTAACACTAAATTCTTTGGGAAAATGACAGAAATAGAAAACAATCTTCGAGCAGCAACCAaagaacaattgaaaaaaaGGCGACTGCATAGAGAACTATCTCATGAAAACGTGAGGTAGAAGTGATGCGGATAGTTATTCAAAAAGCTAGATGTCTTCTCCTAAAGAGGCTGACAGCATGacttagaaataaaaataaaaaatagaaccAATAGAAGACCATGTCAATAACTAGACACATCCCTGAAAACCTTGTGAGCTTATTGCTAGAGGGATATTTCAGCTTGGTTTTCATCCTGTTGGTGATATTTCAGCCGGTTCATGCTGTTTTTCGTTCA encodes:
- the LOC133874263 gene encoding adenylate kinase isoenzyme 6 homolog, encoding MEQNGSVRGRRQPNILVTGTPGTGKTTTSSALAEATQLRHICVGDLVREKNLHDGWDNEFECYLINEDLVCDELEDLMEGGGNLVDYHGCDFFPERWFDQVVVLQTDNSVLYDRLSRRGYTGSKLSNNIECEIFQVLLQEAKESYPEDIVVALKSDTIEDITRNVESLTDWVRSWHPAS